Below is a genomic region from Miscanthus floridulus cultivar M001 chromosome 1, ASM1932011v1, whole genome shotgun sequence.
GGCGGGGACGACGACGGGGACGAACGGCgaggggcgtggccggcggccgaggctcctcctccccccttctccttcctcctctcttctccttctcctcccttctccttcttccttctcccttctcctctccacctcccttctctcctctactcccctgctcctcctctcctccactccGGTGGTTCAGGGCGGGGGGGCAGCCGGGGCAGGGCACCACCGGCGGGTCCGCGTCCAGTGGCAGAGCGGGGCCAGGCCGGGGCCGGCTGTGTTGGGCAGCGGCGGGGCGGGacgtctgggttttaggcatcgtacgtcacaacttgctcggaaacttctaaatttttttaccacagcctctacatgcgatgacacgacacctcgacaagtttcgtgattttcggacttcgtttgcattttatataattaaaaaacacttttttaacaaattggtggtcatgtttcgtagaacagatgttcgaaatttcacgaatgtccctgcacacggcctcaaaatacactcaaaaacattaataccattttttgaatcgctaaattccaatattttatgcacctgcagttcaaatttactttttcgagaaaaattcaagtaaacataaataatttaaaaaatataccaaaaagtcatagaaaagttctAAATTGaaacatgtgcttcaaggtactgtataaatgccatagaaaaaaaatttgaaaacaaaaaaatactttgccgaatatcggaattggcactcggcaaaggaacctctttaccgagtgccaggctagacactcggcaaaaatagcACGTTTGCCGAGTTCTAACGGCCAACACTCGGTAAAGGATGATGGAGGGGCCACCGGCGTCGCCTGAGGTATTTTGCCGagggttattctttgccgagtgtccctctttaccgagtgtttggcactcggcaaagacaggctctgccgagtgcggcactcggcaaactacctctttgccaagtgcccgtgTTTCGATATTCGGCAAAGCGCCGAGCACTCGAGAAAGAGCGCGTCTCCCGTAGCGGTACCAGCGTGATGTCCTGGTGATGATGCCCCAGAGCAAGATCGAACTCAGACGTGGACGACggtcccggcggcggcggcactccACTGAGGTGCAGGGAGACGAAGCCGGCGTTATCCTTGCTTTGGCCGTTTATAGATAACAACGGAGCCTACAGAAGTACCCTCCTACCTTGAACGCACAGGACTCTATGTAGATGGCGTTCTTGCCGTTATGCGTCATCTTGAGCCGCGAGTAACCCTCGACATTGAACACGTGGTGCCCGGTTGCCGACCGTCGTTGCGGCGACGGTGGACACAGAGATCTATGGAGACGACGTTGGCGGcggcatcggcatcggcatcGTGTAAGGGCACGTAAAAAAAGCTCGATGGAAACGGCGACATCGCCCCGCGCCGATCGAATTGGGTAGaacatatataaataaataaagactTCTAAAAAACGGGAACGATCTACGATCTATCGATGCCACGAGATTTTAGCTTGAAAagatttatatatatttatatatatgagcaaaaaAATACCTGCTCTTAATGAACCAAGAAACCTCTTGTGATTACACGGACAAAAAAATGTCTAGGACTCTGGCGGACAGATCTCCGTTCGTATGGCTTTTCcacttttctttatttgttttttgGTCCATTAATTAATGAACGTGTCCAATTTCTTTTATAACTTTCCATCTTCTATAGTGCgtcagatttttttttaattcatgTTTGTGTTCCCTTCGGTTTGCTCGGTTGTGCCAACGTTGATTTTCTTATCTTCCTACCCTTGTTGTGTTCGATTTCATGTTGGTTTCGGAAGCGGTTTTTATCCAAAATTCCACCATCCTCATAAGTAGTTAGGAAAAGGCAACCGAGGCAAGACAAATCAGTAAGGAAGACGTGTGCTCTGTTTTTCATTTTCCTTTTATGTATATTGTGGTCGGATCGGGACTCTAGCTCATCCGATTTGGAAAACTCCTTCATCCGTGTCGGTCTCTAACTCTCTGACCATGCTTAGGAACCTAGAAGTGAAATCACCCTCCAACACTACATGCGACGACGTGGTACATACGGGAGGAGGGGCGGCCCGGGCTAACAAATGGGCCACaccaaaaaaaaagctaaaattttgcctctttattaattGTTATAGATATAGTATAGAAAGACTATGAATATGCTAAGTTTTAACTTTTTTAGAAGTCAAAATATATTTTTAAATTAGTTTTTTATATTTTCATTTATTCGTAGTATTTTGCTTCGCAATGAAACGGCGAAGCAGCTGAGGCCCGCGATCTGGTCCAAACCCCTACGGTCCAGCCGCTCGAAGCCAAATCCCTCCAGGCTCCAGCTCATCACTCGCACCATCCTACTCTCACCTCAAGGTGCAAAGCTAAGCTTCTCATTTCCCCAAGCTTCTGTgttctgcctctgcctctgcctctctgTGAGCACACTGCCATCACGCGCAATGGCGGCACTCCATCTGTCGCTGGCCCTGCTCCTTCTGCTCCCTTCCACCCCTGAGGCGACGTCCTCGGCGCTGCTGGGCATCAGCTACGGCCGCGTTGGCAACAACCTCCCTGCAGCCACCTCAGTGCCGCAGATTGTCGCCTCCCTGGGCGTCGGCCGCGTCCGACTCTACGATGCTGACCCCACCACCATCCGCGCCTTCGCCAACACGGGCgtcgagctcgtcgtcggcgtccCTGACGAGTGCCTCGCCACTGTCTCCACCCGAACCGGCGCCGCCTCCTGGGTCCGCTCCAACATTGCCCCCGCACTCCCGGCCACAAAGATCGCCTTCCTCACCGTCGGCAACGAGGTGCTCACCGGCGTCAACAGCTCCTCGCTGTCCAGGTACCTCCTCCCGGCGATGCAGTGCCTCCACGACGCGCTTGCGCAGGCCGGCCTGGACAAGCAGGTCGCCGTCGCCACGGCGCACAACCTCGGCGTGCTGGCCACGTCGTACCCGCCGTCGTCGGCCTACTTCCGCAAGGACCTCCTCCCGATGCTCTGCCCCATCCTCGACTTCCACGCGCGCGTGGGCTCGCCGTTCCTGGTCAATGCGTACCCCTACTTCGCCTACGCCGAGGAACCCACCCGCGTGGAGCTCGAGTACGCGCTGCTGGAACCCGGGCATGCCGGCGTCGCCGACCCGGAGACCGGGCTCCAGTACACCAACATGCTCGCGGCGCAGGTGGACGCCGTGTACCATGCCATCGCGGTGGCCAACAGCGCGGCGGCGCGGGCCGTGGAGGTACGCGTGTCCGAGACCGGGTGGCCGTCGGCGGGGGACGCCAACGAGACCGGAGCTACGCCGCAGAATGCGGCGAGGTACAACGGCAACGTGATGCGGCTCGTGGCCCAGGGGAAGGGCACGCCGCTGCGGCCGGCGGCGCCGCTGCGCGTCTACATGTTCGCGCTCTTCAACGAGAACATGAAGCCCGGGCCGACGTCAGAGCGCAACTACGGGCTCTTCAAGCCCGACGGAACACCGGCGTACGAGCTCTCCTACCGCCTTCCGCAGGACaacaccacctcctcctccggtgGCAGCATTACCGGCGGTGGCGGCTACAATAGCCACGGCTACGGGTCAGACAACGGCGGGTACTACAGCATCTCGGCCGCAGCCACGGCGACACTGGTAAGCTCTGCTCTCTTGCTAGCTGCTAATGATGGTTGACATGTAGCTCCTAATTTTCACTTCTAGCAACAGTGTGGGTGTGGTTGATGCTTGCTTTGAAATGATAGAATCGTTTTAAGAAAAATGCTAATTTTGGATTTGTTGGAAAGGGTCATGCATTAGAGATATATATATTCTCTCTgctgatattttttttctttggcaaATTTAGTGCAATGTTGTAGACTTGGCaactttgcattgcattgcatcgaTGCCGGATGCTTTAGTTAGCACTAAGGATGTCAGGGTACGTATTGcactttgaccaaaattatataaaaaggtattaacattcatgatacaaaattagtataattagatttgttaccgaatatattttcataataaatttatttagaaataTAAATGTTAATAATATTTACAGTAAACTTAGTTAAACTTGAGCAAATTTGACCAGCACATATCTTATAATTGCATCTTTTTGTGGACGGAGGGAATATAAAAGAACATGGCACAACCATTGTCAGTCAGATTAATTAATAACCCTCATTCGAGGAAAGAAAAATGCATGACAATGAATGTTCGGTAACAATGAAGCAGAGAATGAATTTTCACTGTGTTACGagccatgcttatcagtcataatatattatttttctctcataacaaaacagcaCCAGCTGATTTATAAGGCACAGAAACGATAAAGCAAACAGGGTGTTTAGCTTTCGACGTGATTCGCTTTTCGTTCTGCATTCCAGTCTAGGTACAAAACCAGAAATATGAGTAGGTAGCCCGGTAGCCATAAACACATGGTTGAAAGGTGGATCCACCGATAATCGCCACTGATAAGCAGAACCGAGCTATTTCGTTTGCCGTCGGTgcatgtttagttcctaaaattttacaaaaattttcaagatttttcgtcacatcgaatctttggacgcatgcatgaagcattaaatataaataaaaataaaactaattacacagtttagatgaaattcacgagacgaatcttttaagcctaattagactatgattggacactaattgtcaaataacaacgaaagtgctacaatactatttttcaaaaaaaaacgcCAACTAAACAAAGCCTCAGTCACATAACCTGCAATGCAATCATGAAAGTTGAGAACAACCTTCAAGTGGTCTATCTgtccatttttcttttttttttttggaaaaattgtCCATTGTTCTTCCGATTGGAACTTTGCGCCCCTTTTGCTCGTCTGCTGAGGTGTTACCCCTTTGTTTGTTCTTGCTAGGGTTGGTGGACATGGCCACAGGTAGCTGTGGCAGCATGTGTGGCTGTACTGGCCATGGCATTGTGACCATTAGCAGAGATCAAGTGGTGCCTGCCTGGACTTGGTGGATGGGAAGCCTCTGGCTTCTGATGGAGTCAGAGGCAGCGTATGGTGGAGTCAGTGAACTGATGTTCTAGACAAACTCATTGATCGTCGTGATCTACCCTCTCtctgtctgttttttttttttttttgtcccttTCTCCCATGTTGTTATAATTGAGGTGTCACTTGTAATTGGTGGTAAACAAATGGGCTAGACAAATGACAATTAGACAGCCATATTTTTGTGTTCTGAAATTGAAATTTAGGGCACACGATCTTTTTGAAAAGATAAATTCTGCTAGCATCCGGAGCCAAGTTATTTAAAACAGCAAGACCTCGTTTGGTTGCATAGGGTTGCCAAATTGTTCAAATCTAACAGCAAGGCCTACGTGGCATCCAGTACCAAATTGTTCAGTATTATATATACTTGTAAAAGTGGCGAAGCAACTTCCTTCGTCGCAAAAGAAAATGATCCATGTGGAAAGCCTGACACCTTTTGTTTGAAACACCTCAGCACAAAAGCTCACGAACCAGTttcaaaataaaaagaaaaagctcTCGATGTGCAAGTGAACTGGAGGAATAGTtaattcacatttttcctttaGTCTTCAAACTATGACTTCTTTGCTTTGTAAATGTGcttttttaagtataaatatcaATACTTATGTTTTAATACGCAGGTCGTTTTAATTTTGTCCTATATCAAATTTCTATAAATTTAAAAAATATACAAAACATATTAACATCTATAGCACCAAATAAATATACATTTTATGGTGGATTTAATAAACTAATTCAATGTTGAAAATAATTGGATATTGTTTTATAAAATTAGTTAAAATTTGAGAAATTTCACTTGGTAGCAGTCTAGCAGAAAACTAAAACAACTTATATTTAGTAACGGACAGTGTATATATAACTATGTGTGATAGTATACTACACATAAGTTGGTGCTAGTTTCTCAGCTTTGGATGCTTGTCAATTAGTGTATATATTACTCCGGTTTATTGCCAACTTTTGATCCGGACAAAGGTCATCGCCTGCAGAACAGAATAATTTAGTCAGGTGTAAGTTACCGACGAAAGGGCACCTTTTATTATTACTTTTATAAGGCAGCTGACCTGAGTAGAGTGATCAAGTGAATCTTTGGGATGAGATGTGCTTCACGTGTGCTGCCTCTGGTTGTCTGCCTCTGGTTTACTACTTTTTCTACTATAGCTCCATGACCCCAGCCCATATGGAGCCGCGTTATGCCCTctttcactctttggcaagtCGGCAGTCAGGGCTTCTCCGATTGGTGTCTAATGATGTGTTTGTTCGATGAACGAGGTGGTCTATCTTCTTCTCACTTCTTATTTTTTGTATTTGGTTCAAGGAATGGAATGAATTGATCCATCGCCACATCGTTCCTcgtaagctaataattagtatttGCCTGAGGAATGAGTTAATTCCACTAAAATTCATGGATTAACTCATGATACATTATCTCATGAAGCATAGGGCGACTCCACAAACTAAACACTCCCTAAGTTTGCTACGTTTCAAATTATAGCTGCTACAGAAAGTATAGCAAGTAAAATTAAAGCTACATTTATAATAAAGTTTAACAAGAAAATAAGTGTACAAAGATGTATAATAGGGTGTGAAAAAATGGCACACTTAGTTACGACAGTTTAACAAGAAAATAAATGTACAAAAATGTATAATGTGGTGTAGTTATAGTGTTAGGCACGAACCAAACAAT
It encodes:
- the LOC136490342 gene encoding glucan endo-1,3-beta-glucosidase 11-like, encoding MAALHLSLALLLLLPSTPEATSSALLGISYGRVGNNLPAATSVPQIVASLGVGRVRLYDADPTTIRAFANTGVELVVGVPDECLATVSTRTGAASWVRSNIAPALPATKIAFLTVGNEVLTGVNSSSLSRYLLPAMQCLHDALAQAGLDKQVAVATAHNLGVLATSYPPSSAYFRKDLLPMLCPILDFHARVGSPFLVNAYPYFAYAEEPTRVELEYALLEPGHAGVADPETGLQYTNMLAAQVDAVYHAIAVANSAAARAVEVRVSETGWPSAGDANETGATPQNAARYNGNVMRLVAQGKGTPLRPAAPLRVYMFALFNENMKPGPTSERNYGLFKPDGTPAYELSYRLPQDNTTSSSGGSITGGGGYNSHGYGSDNGGYYSISAAATATLGWWTWPQVAVAACVAVLAMAL